From Rosa rugosa unplaced genomic scaffold, drRosRugo1.1 SCAFFOLD_189, whole genome shotgun sequence, the proteins below share one genomic window:
- the LOC133724170 gene encoding 14 kDa proline-rich protein DC2.15-like: MASSSKAVATIALLLSLNLVFFTTVGATHHVPCPPPPAALATCPKDTLKLGVCANLLNDLVHLVVGTPPKTPCCSLIEGLVDLEAAVCLCTAIKANILGINLNVPVSLSLLLNYCGKGVPSGFQCA; the protein is encoded by the coding sequence atggcttcttcttctaAGGCAGTGGCAACTATCGCTCTTCTCCTCTCCCTCAACCTCGTGTTTTTCACAACAGTCGGTGCAACTCATCATGTCCCTTGCCCGCCACCACCAGCAGCGCTGGCGACTTGTCCTAAGGACACCCTCAAGCTAGGGGTGTGTGCCAATCTGTTGAATGACCTTGTGCACCTTGTTGTGGGCACTCCACCCAAGACTCCCTGCTGTAGCCTCATTGAGGGTCTTGTTGATCTTGAAGCTGCTGTGTGCCTCTGCACTGCTATTAAGGCCAACATTCTGGGGATCAATCTGAACGTGCCAGTATCTTTGAGCTTGCTTTTGAATTACTGTGGGAAGGGCGTCCCATCGGGCTTCCAATGCGCCTAG